A window of Aurantibacillus circumpalustris genomic DNA:
TGAAATAAATTCAGCATGACTTTTCGGGGCTTTTGAGACAGCCTCTTTATGATAAAAAAAATTGACATAATATCAAGTAGAAACTTCAGGTACAAAAGTTTTGTAAACGATTTGCTCGTTTCGCCAATTGGCTATTGAAATATACCCGCCTGGATTAATCTCCCATACATTCTTTTGCAACGATTGTAATTTACTCAAAACTGACATTAATCACCTAGCGTTCTGACCTTCATCAGACATCACTTGCCTTTCCAAACCTACTTTTGTTTAAGTATATAACTATTTATATACCTATATATTTAAACTATTTTTTATGGGCAGAATCGAAAGCAGCGTTCAAAAATTATTTCAGAATAAAATATCGTTCATTTATCGGCTCTCAGCTTGCCTCCTTATAGCTATCACAGCAACGCTTGCAATTTTTGATTTGTCTTCTGTTCTGTTTCTAAAACTCGCATTTACGGCAATTCTTGTGGGTGAAATAATCGTTGCAAGTTTATCTTATATCAAAGTGCGTCGAGATTCTGTTATCAGTTCTGAATCAAAAGCAGAGTTAGAAAAAACTTTAAGAGAAATTTCCGATTACAAATATGCGCTGGAGGAATCTTCAATCGTTGCCATTACCAATCAAAAAGGCATTATTATGTATGCCAACGATAACTTTTGTAAAATTTCTCAATATAGTCGTGAAGAATTAATTGGAAAAGATCACCGCATTGTCAACTCAGGTCATCATTCTGCCGAATTCATTCAAAATTTATGGAAGACGATTGCAAGAGGTAAAATCTGGAAGGGCGAATTGAAAAACAAAGCGAAAGATGGAAGCTATTACTGGGTTGATACCAGCATTGTTCCGTTCCTGGATAATAATGGCAAACCATATCAATATCTGGTAATCCGTTCAGACATTTCAAAACGTAAAAATTCAGAAGAGGCGCTTAGAATCTCAAAATCAAATCTTAAAACAATTTTTGAGAATACGGATAGCGGTTACATTTTAATGAATGATACGTTTGAAATTGTGTCCTTTAACAAACTCGCTGAAAAATTTTCCGTTCATAGTTTTGGCCTTTCAGGTACAGTAGGAAAGTGTATATTGGATTACTTTCCGGCACATAGAAAAGATTTGTTAAAAGGGTATATGTGTAAAGTTTTGCAGGGCGAAAAAGTACAATATGAAATAAGCTACCCACAAAGCGACGGGAAGATTACTTGGTTTGCCGTTTCACTCTTTCCAATTAATTGTGTAGAAAAAACGTGCAGAGGCCTTATTATGAAAATATCAGATATTACCCAGAAAAAACTTGCTGAAAAGAAAATTAAAGAAGCTGCTGCCAATCTATCAGCTATTATAGAAAACACCGACACTGCTATTTATTCACTTGATAACAATCTGAGGTATGTTACATTTAATAAAAGACTCAGATACCTATTAAAACAAGTCTATAACTTAGAAATTAAAGAGGGTGATCATGTTTTTAGTTTTCTGGAAAAACTGGAACCAGAAGAAGTGTCGTACTGGGAAAATGTGTATGCTGAAGCGTTGAGCGGCAAAACACTTAAATTCGAAAAAGAATTTAAAATTCCGGGCTTCGAAAGCCATATTAGTTTTTCAATTTATCCTATTTTGGAAAGTGGAACCGTTATTGGACTTTCTTGTTTTACACAAGATATTACCGAACAAAAAAAAGAAGAGCTTCACAAGAAAAAAATGGCACAGGATTTAATTCAGCGTAATAAAGGGCTTGAACAATTTTCATATATCATTTCTCATAATCTGAGGGCTCCTGTTGCTAACATACTTGGTTTGTCGCATGTATTACGAGAAAATAATCTCACACTCACAGAAAAGAAAAAATCTGAAGACTACTTATTTACAGCCGTAGAAAAATTAGACACCATCGTAAAAGATCTAAATCACATTGTAGATATTAAAAGGGATATTAGTGAAAAAAGAGAAGCGCTTACTTTTTCTGAAATTGTTAAAAATATTGAGACCAGCATATATGATCAAATTGAAAAAAACAATGTGGAG
This region includes:
- a CDS encoding PAS domain-containing sensor histidine kinase, producing MGRIESSVQKLFQNKISFIYRLSACLLIAITATLAIFDLSSVLFLKLAFTAILVGEIIVASLSYIKVRRDSVISSESKAELEKTLREISDYKYALEESSIVAITNQKGIIMYANDNFCKISQYSREELIGKDHRIVNSGHHSAEFIQNLWKTIARGKIWKGELKNKAKDGSYYWVDTSIVPFLDNNGKPYQYLVIRSDISKRKNSEEALRISKSNLKTIFENTDSGYILMNDTFEIVSFNKLAEKFSVHSFGLSGTVGKCILDYFPAHRKDLLKGYMCKVLQGEKVQYEISYPQSDGKITWFAVSLFPINCVEKTCRGLIMKISDITQKKLAEKKIKEAAANLSAIIENTDTAIYSLDNNLRYVTFNKRLRYLLKQVYNLEIKEGDHVFSFLEKLEPEEVSYWENVYAEALSGKTLKFEKEFKIPGFESHISFSIYPILESGTVIGLSCFTQDITEQKKEELHKKKMAQDLIQRNKGLEQFSYIISHNLRAPVANILGLSHVLRENNLTLTEKKKSEDYLFTAVEKLDTIVKDLNHIVDIKRDISEKREALTFSEIVKNIETSIYDQIEKNNVEISTDFSAIDNFYSIKGYFHNIFYNLITNSIKYSQPFSVPKINIRSSIEDGKLHLFFNDNGIGIDLERHNEKLFGLYNRFHIHTEGKGMGLFLVKTQVETLGGKITVSSSVNKGTEFVLQFDLESDMKIAG